The proteins below come from a single Corynebacterium cystitidis genomic window:
- the trpB gene encoding tryptophan synthase subunit beta, producing the protein MSVNLPSDQPNTTTDEPIEIQYRETLLPAYFGDFGGQYVPDPLFPVLDELEKALVEALEDREFLAELARLQAKFLGRPTPVYECANLPRVGSSRIFLKREDLAHGGAHKGNQVLAQALLAKRLGKNRLIAETGAGQHGTATAMVAALMDMECVVYMGAQDVARQQPNVRRMRLMGATVVPVTNEAGGSMSNAIDIALKDWVDNLSTTHYVLGSACGPHPFPTLVKQFQAVISRESRQQMLEDTGRLPDAVIAAVGGGSNAIGAFAEYLEDQSGNSEVKLIGVEPAGEGLDTDKHGAALNHGKIGLLHGSRSYVVTGQDGQRLPESFSVSAGLDYPGVGPEHAYLREIGRAEYVAVTDEDALQAFRLLSRYEGIIPALESSHALAYALKLAEVAEAEGQKLNLLVNLSGRGDKDLDYVYNILGDALFDDPEQAPVADIHVSEVVSSMTSSSNEREAGHTVAHK; encoded by the coding sequence ATGAGCGTGAACCTACCGAGTGATCAGCCCAATACCACTACCGATGAACCAATTGAGATCCAGTACCGTGAGACCTTGCTGCCTGCCTACTTTGGTGATTTTGGTGGCCAGTATGTGCCGGATCCGTTGTTTCCTGTGTTGGATGAGTTGGAGAAGGCGTTGGTAGAAGCCCTCGAGGACCGGGAATTCCTTGCTGAGCTGGCACGCCTGCAAGCGAAGTTCCTGGGTCGACCCACCCCGGTCTATGAGTGCGCTAATTTGCCGCGTGTGGGCAGTTCGCGGATTTTCTTGAAACGTGAGGATCTCGCCCATGGTGGCGCACACAAGGGGAACCAGGTGTTGGCGCAGGCTTTGTTGGCGAAGCGTTTGGGTAAAAATCGCCTGATCGCGGAGACTGGCGCTGGCCAGCATGGCACGGCTACCGCGATGGTGGCGGCGCTGATGGATATGGAGTGCGTGGTCTACATGGGGGCGCAGGATGTGGCCCGACAGCAGCCGAATGTGCGTCGGATGCGCCTGATGGGCGCCACCGTGGTGCCGGTGACTAATGAGGCCGGCGGATCCATGTCTAATGCGATTGATATTGCGTTAAAGGATTGGGTAGATAACCTTTCTACCACGCACTATGTACTGGGTTCGGCGTGTGGCCCGCACCCGTTTCCCACGTTGGTAAAACAGTTCCAGGCGGTGATTTCGCGTGAATCACGCCAGCAGATGCTTGAAGATACCGGCCGCCTTCCTGATGCCGTGATTGCAGCTGTCGGCGGTGGCTCTAATGCGATCGGTGCGTTTGCTGAGTATCTAGAGGACCAATCAGGCAACTCCGAGGTGAAACTAATTGGTGTGGAGCCGGCCGGGGAGGGCTTGGATACCGACAAACATGGTGCTGCCTTGAACCATGGCAAGATTGGCTTGCTGCACGGTTCGCGGTCTTACGTTGTTACTGGCCAGGACGGGCAGCGTTTGCCGGAGTCCTTCTCTGTGTCTGCTGGTCTGGATTACCCAGGTGTGGGCCCGGAGCACGCGTACCTGCGCGAGATCGGGCGTGCCGAATATGTTGCCGTCACCGATGAGGACGCTTTGCAGGCTTTCCGGTTGCTGTCGCGCTATGAGGGCATCATCCCCGCGCTTGAGTCTTCCCATGCGTTGGCCTATGCGCTGAAGCTTGCCGAAGTCGCCGAGGCTGAAGGCCAAAAGCTGAACTTGCTGGTCAACCTGTCCGGCCGTGGTGATAAGGACCTAGACTACGTGTACAACATCTTGGGTGATGCGTTGTTCGACGATCCTGAGCAGGCCCCCGTTGCCGACATCCACGTTAGTGAGGTTGTGTCTTCCATGACTAGCTCGTCGAATGAGCGCGAAGCCGGCCACACCGTTGCTCACAAGTAG
- a CDS encoding DUF2075 domain-containing protein has product MANDLHYVAGESEQRSWASSIPLIAADIKAAGLENVDVLLEYSLPLTSHRADLVLAGSNPDTGDPSFVILELKQWSQASLFEEDPNLVLVPGLPTPRTHPLRQVDGYREYLLNFLGVLEGRDAWVSGVAYLHNVLNQNDVEEILAPDFESNSRIFLGSSRRELRDFLREKLSPQRSTGTADLLLGSSVKPAQKLMTVAADEVRRREQFTLLDNQQAAVDLVHHEVHRAAHSNQKRIVIVSGGPGTGKSVIALSLLGELAREGHGVLHATGSRSFTQTLRKVAGHRSKSVQSLFKYFNNFTQAEPSSVDVLVADEAHRIRESSNHRFTRADLRSDRRQIDELVSVARVPVFLLDQNQVVRQGEMGSVEEIQSYADSKGLDTVVVELGEQFRCGGSQAYIDWAEQILGLADADPRSAVLPANDDFIVEVVDSPWTLESQLRDKLNEGYSARMVAGFCWPWSDADRKNKTLYPDVQIGDWKRPWNSREDRRLGDAPPSALWATAEGGFGQVGCVYTAQGFEFDWVGVILGPDLVWRDGQFVSVRQNNKDPHFRSTKKISDEEFDGLLRHIYKVLLTRGMIGTLIYSPDEETRGALRRLLA; this is encoded by the coding sequence ATGGCTAATGATCTCCACTATGTTGCAGGAGAATCTGAACAACGATCGTGGGCAAGTAGCATTCCGTTAATTGCGGCAGATATCAAAGCAGCAGGTCTAGAAAACGTTGACGTGCTCTTGGAATACTCGCTGCCACTGACTTCTCATCGGGCAGATCTTGTGCTGGCTGGGAGTAACCCGGATACTGGTGATCCTTCATTCGTTATTCTTGAATTGAAGCAGTGGTCTCAAGCTTCTCTTTTTGAGGAGGATCCTAACCTTGTACTTGTTCCTGGATTACCTACGCCGCGCACCCACCCACTGAGACAAGTCGATGGTTACCGTGAGTATCTGTTGAATTTCCTGGGAGTGCTCGAAGGTCGCGACGCTTGGGTTTCCGGGGTTGCGTACCTTCACAACGTTCTTAATCAGAATGACGTCGAGGAGATCTTGGCCCCTGATTTCGAATCGAATTCCAGGATTTTTCTTGGAAGTAGCCGCAGGGAATTAAGAGATTTTCTGCGTGAAAAGCTGAGTCCACAGAGAAGCACAGGCACGGCTGATTTGTTATTGGGATCGAGTGTGAAGCCTGCGCAGAAGCTCATGACGGTTGCTGCCGATGAGGTTCGCAGGCGCGAACAGTTCACGCTTCTAGACAATCAGCAAGCTGCCGTCGATTTAGTGCACCATGAGGTGCATAGGGCTGCCCATTCGAATCAGAAGAGGATCGTCATCGTTTCAGGTGGACCGGGAACAGGGAAATCTGTCATTGCGCTCAGCCTGCTCGGAGAGCTTGCTCGCGAGGGCCATGGTGTTCTGCATGCCACTGGGTCGAGGTCCTTCACTCAAACCTTGCGTAAGGTCGCAGGCCACCGCAGCAAGTCGGTACAAAGCTTATTCAAATATTTTAACAACTTCACGCAGGCAGAGCCTAGCAGCGTGGATGTTCTTGTTGCGGACGAGGCGCACCGCATTCGCGAATCTTCCAACCATCGTTTCACACGGGCGGATCTGCGTAGCGATCGTCGACAAATTGATGAGCTTGTTTCGGTAGCTCGCGTTCCAGTCTTTTTGCTTGACCAAAACCAGGTCGTACGCCAGGGGGAAATGGGGTCTGTCGAAGAAATTCAGAGTTACGCCGATAGCAAAGGCTTGGACACCGTTGTGGTGGAGCTAGGGGAGCAGTTCCGGTGTGGCGGTTCGCAAGCCTACATTGATTGGGCAGAGCAGATTCTCGGACTCGCCGACGCTGACCCGAGGTCTGCAGTGCTACCGGCGAACGACGACTTCATCGTCGAGGTAGTTGATTCACCTTGGACGTTGGAATCTCAACTCCGTGACAAGCTCAATGAAGGCTACTCTGCACGAATGGTAGCTGGCTTCTGCTGGCCATGGTCCGATGCTGACAGGAAGAACAAGACCCTATATCCCGATGTGCAGATCGGCGATTGGAAACGTCCCTGGAATTCGAGAGAGGATCGTCGCTTGGGAGACGCACCGCCCTCAGCCCTGTGGGCTACCGCTGAAGGTGGCTTTGGTCAGGTCGGTTGCGTGTATACCGCGCAGGGTTTCGAGTTCGATTGGGTCGGGGTCATTCTTGGGCCAGACTTGGTGTGGCGCGATGGCCAATTCGTCTCAGTGCGACAAAATAATAAGGATCCTCACTTTCGGAGCACGAAGAAGATTTCTGATGAGGAATTCGATGGACTTCTTCGCCACATTTATAAGGTTCTACTGACTCGCGGGATGATTGGAACTTTGATCTATTCTCCGGACGAGGAAACGAGAGGAGCTTTACGACGATTACTTGCGTAA